One part of the Arabidopsis thaliana chromosome 1 sequence genome encodes these proteins:
- a CDS encoding Acyl-CoA N-acyltransferases (NAT) superfamily protein (Acyl-CoA N-acyltransferases (NAT) superfamily protein; FUNCTIONS IN: N-acetyltransferase activity; INVOLVED IN: metabolic process; LOCATED IN: cellular_component unknown; EXPRESSED IN: 22 plant structures; EXPRESSED DURING: 13 growth stages; CONTAINS InterPro DOMAIN/s: GCN5-related N-acetyltransferase, C-terminal (InterPro:IPR022610), GCN5-related N-acetyltransferase (InterPro:IPR000182), Acyl-CoA N-acyltransferase (InterPro:IPR016181); BEST Arabidopsis thaliana protein match is: Acyl-CoA N-acyltransferases (NAT) superfamily protein (TAIR:AT5G13780.1); Has 2433 Blast hits to 2433 proteins in 772 species: Archae - 233; Bacteria - 716; Metazoa - 629; Fungi - 398; Plants - 148; Viruses - 0; Other Eukaryotes - 309 (source: NCBI BLink).), with the protein MTTIRRFSCNDLLRFTSVNLDHLTETFNMSFYMTYLARWPDYFHVAEGPGNRVMGYIMGKVEGQGESWHGHVTAVTVSPEYRRQQLAKKLMNLLEDISDKIDKAYFVDLFVRASNTPAIKMYEKLGYIIYRRVLRYYSGEEDGLDMRKALSRDVEKKSVIPLKRPITPDELEYD; encoded by the exons atgacGACGATACGTAGATTCAGCTGCAATGACCTTCTCCGATTCACTTCCGTGAATCTGGACCACCTCACTGAAACA TTCAATATGTCCTTCTACATGACCTATTTAGCGAGATGGCCTGACTATTTTCATGTTGCTGAAGGTCCCGGCAATCGTGTCATGGGTTATA TTATGGGTAAAGTTGAAGGACAGGGTGAATCTTGGCATGGTCATGTGACAGCCGTCACTGTCTCTCCAGAATACCGCAGGCAGCAACTTGCAAAGAAACTGATGAACCTTCTGGAAGATATAAGTGATAAGAT TGATAAAGCCTACTTTGTGGATCTTTTTGTAAGAGCTTCCAACACACCAGCCATCAAGATGTATGAAAAG CTTGGATACATAATTTATAGGCGGGTTTTACGCTATTATTCAGGAGAGGAAGATGGATTAG atatgaGGAAGGCATTATCAAGAGATGTAGAGAAAAAGTCTGTGATTCCTCTCAAGAGACCTATCACACCTGATGAATTAGAGTATGATTAA